TTACTGATATTTATTATAGAAAGTGTTTCAGTTTAACAAGATCATATACCTACATCAGATACTTGAGAACATTGTCTCTAGCTATTCTACTTTATCCTGTCTTAGCATAGCTAAAGTTATGATTGTCAATCACTAAAAACTTTTTTTGCGTTTATCCACTATCTAGTTTTAACATTAGGAGAATGCCTAGATTGGTACCCTTTCAATTGGCCGGTGAAAATTTAAAGGCAGCGGTTTTTGCACCTGAGTCCCCAGAATTAAGCCCTTAAAACGTGTATGTAGGTATATCAAAATTGATTTtcgctttttctattttttttggtgGGTGATGGTGAGACTGCATCATTCTCTAGATCACTAACGGGGAGTTAAATATAAATTGTAGGCTTTTCATACGAGATTTCAGACAATTCGTGTTCAGAGTAGCTGCTTCTTTGAATTTATCCATATTTTCCTTGAAGAATCCATATATCCTCTTTTCAAGCTGCGTTTTTGTGTTCCCATATTTGTTCAAGCCGTATTTTGGTTATATAAATCTTGTTGCTTTTGCATTATCCACTTCAAACAAGTGAACATCTGGCTGCTAACTGAATGAAGAATAAAATTGTATTATGTCCTAGCTTAGGGTGTTGTAAACAAGATAACTCGGAAGTACTTGAACATCTGCATGAGAAGCATAAACAATCTGCTTTTTCTAATTCAAATTTCTAATAATTCTGTCTTAGTAAAACATGTGCACACAATGTGAGGCCTAGTTTTCCTGTCAAAGATGGCAACTCTGTTTCTTTTTAGAATCGTTATCAGTAATTTCTAGGTAAAGTTGTagactttttttctttccccctcttttcttccttcaatgcagaaatgaaaaataaagttcatTTCCTTACCTGGACATTTTGTTTCAATGCAGAAATCATCTTGTGATTCCCCTGGAGAAGAATTTATTCTCAGATGTACAGCAAAAGATTCAGAATTCGCCATAAACTTGAGGGAGATCAACCAGCCTAGTCCAGATTCTGTATTGGAACCTCTTTTTAAGGAAGAGAATCCTCCTGACTCCGAAATCTTTAAAAGTTCGATTTCTGATCTCAGTGGTAAGTGAAGTAAACGCTATGATTTAAAATTTTCACAACTTATATTTGATATAACTGTTGTTATCTGTAATTTCTCTAGGTCTTGCACTAAAGCTACACCTTCTCAATCCCAAATCGGAAGAAACAAACTCAGAAGGATCTGGAATGGCGGTGTCAAGTGATGAAGATACTGAAAAAGAATCCGTTGATCTTTCCCGAGATAACGGAAAGCTGTGGGGAATGTCAAGACCTGAAGAAAGCAGGGACTTTTCGTACCTAGTTGATGTCTTGGATGAGGACAATTTGTGTGGTATGGATCTGGCTATATGGCATGGCAGAGAATCTCCGGTGAGCCCCTCAGTTTTTGAGGCATTGGAGAAGAAATATGGGAAGCAGACATCATGGGTGAAGTCAGAGAGGAGGCTTTTATTTGACCTCATAAACTCTCGGTTGAGGGATATTCTAGATTCATGCATGGATTTTTGCATGTCAAGAAAGCCTCTGCGAAGAAGGTTAAGCTCCAATTTGAGCAGGGATGATATAGAGGAAGAGTTGTGGATATTACTCAGCCAGGATAAGGAGGTCAGGAAGGACTTGGGTGATAAAGTGCTTGGCGGTGAAATGAAGTGGATGGAGTTGGAAGGTGATATTAGTATCATTTGTAGAGAAATAGTAGAATACTTAATCGATGAGCTTGCAGCAGAGTTTTGTAGCAGTGAGAGTCCATAGCTGagggtttttctttgttttgtttacTTATTGCTGATTCTTTGCTTTGAGTTTGGCATTTGCTCTTAGATGTGTCATATCTGCAATTTTGgtaaatgttaaatttgaaGAGAAACTTGAAGGTAAGCCGAGGAAGGAAGCAGAATGAAAGCTTCCATACTCTAGCTTAAGTTTTAGTGTGTAGCGGGGAGTGATATTATGAGATTTGAAAGGAAAATATATCCTTTTGTACATTTGAATTTAGGATGTCTTTGTACAGTTGAACAATGCAATGATTTCTACAGGAATGGAGGCTTGAAAGCATTTTAATGTCGAAGTAATATATTTTCCTAATCTCTTTAACTGCATGcaatatttttttccaaaaatttggcTAATGTTCCAATTTTGTTTTCTGAACAATATCACATCGCCTCTTCTTCCCCCCCCTCCTCTCCCCCAAGGGACCGGCCCCTTCTCCTCTTCGTCTAATTTGTAAATGAGTCTGTAGTCTGTAGACATAAATGGGGTCTATAATTGTGGAAAACATACTAATTTCATCTCCCCTTGCTAACCTCGGAATTGTCATACTTTGCCCAGAACATATTGATAGTCTCAAATTGCTCCCTTGAGGCAGTCGAACAATTTTCTGACAAAGCTTTACAGGTTCACGAAAGATCAGATTTTAAGTTTTTCACCCAGATGTAAAATTGGATTCCACAATTTCTAAGGGACgaagaaaaaggaaggagaaAAAGCAAATTCAGTTCCGAGTATTTCTAGTCACACGAATAAGAAATTTTCGTATGGGGTTATAAAAAagaaagtgaaattttttacaAACTCATCATAGCATCAAATTACAAGTAACAATTCCATTTCATAATCCAGAGGTACATCCAAGTGTAAACTGCAGAAACAATTCAACAATCTGAGCAGAAACAATCACGTCTATGGAGTGAGGTAGACAGTGAACTGAGTAATGGTTTCAACACCATCAGTTGTGTGCTGATCCTCGTGGTGAAGATCAGTCTCAATGGTGGCATAGCCTTTTGCATTCTCATACTTTCCAGTCCCTCCAATGATTGCAAGGTGCGATATAGGTGTAGCTGTCCTGTGAACTCCAAAGAAACTAACAGAGTCCACAATTTCATGGTCTCCGTTATGGTCATGGAACAATGCAGTCAAGGCTAGAGTGTGGCTGGTACCATCCCTAGAGCTAGCCAAGTAAAATCCTTGGGCGCTGCCAAGCACGGCTGTTCCAAGCTCGTGCCCTTCAGTTATTTGATTGTCCACCACGGTGACTGAGCCGAACATGAGCTGCTGGATAGTTAGGCCTGCCGGAAGCTGTCCTGCAGTGACAAAGGGTTGGTTGTTGCCACCATTTACATTGTTGCCACCATTGTTGTTTGAGATGATTGTGTTCGTTGGAGAACCATTGAGGCCTACAAGGAAGGGATAGTTGTTGTTATTGATGACGCCGTTGATGGTGTTGAGTGGAACACCGCCATTGATGGGGAAGACTTGATTGTTGGGCTTGGAGAATGGTAGTCCATTGGCAGCAGTATTGGCCGCGACACCAGTGACCACTCTGCCCGAAGGGTGCGAGCCACCAAGAATATCATGCATAAAGAAGGATAATGTAGGGTGATCTGGATTTGAAGCACCCGCTTGAGTTGTGATGGCTGGGGTGGCTACAGGTGCCACATTGGTGCCAGGGGCTGCGACAGTGTTAGGCGCATTGGCAACTGGGGAAACGGTGCCACTGGGGGCAGTGACTGAAGCTGGTCCTGTTGGTAATGGAATAGCAGGGCCAGCAATTGGTGCTGCATTTGTAACGGCAATTGGTGCTGCATTTGTAACCGCAATTGGTGCTGCATTTGTAACGGGAATGGTATTGGGGGTGGCTGGGGTTTGGCCGCTGGGCAATGTGGTGTCAGGGGCCACCACAGGTACAGGTGCCACATCAGGGACATCTGTTTCTGTAGGATCTGATGCATCAGGTACGGTGGCAGGGAATGGGGTTTGCGGGCTCACTTCATCGAGGAATCTGGCAGAGTTAGCATGCCCGAGGGAGATGGCAAGGAGGAATAAGCAAATGGTGACTGTAAGTGTTTTAGAACTTAAGTGAAAAAGTTTGGCCATTTGGGATGTGAAAATGATTAGTTCAGACTTCAGAGAAGATGAGTTTAAGAAGTGGAAGGACGGTTGTTTGATGGTAAAAGGATTGAGGCCAAATcgatatatacatgtatatatagcTTCAAAATTCTCTGAAATAAGTGGAGCTGATTAGACGGAGTTGGTACATGCATGTTAGTTACCAACCTAATtcatcaagataaaggttttggCTATTTGGATTGGTTGTGAAAAACTTTAAAAAGGCAACTATAATGCAATATTGTATTACGCTTAAGTGTTGCTTTGTCACCATTGAGTGTACCGTAGAGAAAAGAGACTTCAATCTAATCTCCATAGCACGTTGAGGTCAAGAAGAGATCGTAACTTTGTTAATTCAGAAAGGGTGAAGATGGCTTAAAATCTTGTACTGAGCATGTTTAATTGTTTGTCAGATGATGATTTGGTTAAAATCATCAGACGCTTTAAAGAGACCGTAAAAAGCATATAAAGAATCACACTTGAACGCAAAAATATGCTTTTTCTGATGATTTGTCATTGCAGTCAAAATCTCCcctgaaaatttacaatttGATGAGGTAAGGTACAGCAAAACTTTGATGTTCGATGCAGATTATGCAGAGGCTCGAGGCGGAAGAACTGCAGAGAAACTAACAAACTTGCAGAAGGCCTTTGGGTCATAATTATTAAATTACTAGTTAATTATACGAACTGCAGATATCTTCCAAAGACCCAGACTTGCAAAGCACAAGTTTGGTTGCGGTGCTTTAGGTGTAAGGCCATGGATTAAGCTCCTGTTATCGCAAATGGAGAAGCGACAGACCTGTATTAGAAGAGGAGAGGGAAATTGATTAAGATTCTTTTAGTTGTGATAGTCGTCCTGCTAAGCAATCCGTGCTCTGCCTCAATCAGACTTGGAAGAGGTTGGATTGTGGTTTCCGCAtaaaaatttttacgtttttttttaacaaatttctcaattctctttttatttcacaCATATTAAATCGCTACggtatatttttctacaaaactcccaaaaatagcaattcaaatggGGATTCGAAATGTATTTGTTAATCAAGCTTGGGAATTCGCCTTTAAGCTTGAAAATAACACCCACCAAAGACGAACAAGAATTGTCACGTCCCTACAGAGAATATGGAATTATGCTGATGGTATCCAGGTTTAACCAAATAATACTGGACTTAACAGAAAGCATAGCATCCGAAAGTCTCTAATTTAAgaccccttttttttctctctctctctctctgggaTTGAACTTAATTTTGTATTTCATTAGAATGTGCGACTCCTGAATGTTCCTCAATCTCACCAGATGCAGCTGCTTAGAGCAGGTTTCATTTTTCTGGCTCGTCAAACCATTTATCTTCAACAACTCACGGGTCAATTATGTTGCCTCGTGTCATACACCATGCACGGACTTCTTCCTCTCAACTTTCGTGGCCTGGTTATTTGTCAGGATGAAAGATCTTGATTACATAATTATTATCTGATACTAATTCTTGATGAATATTACAACTCCACGTTCATTATGAGATAGTAATTCTACATGACTGGATTGCAGCTTACATCTCCACCAAATCAATGATTAGAAGCTTTCTCATGCCACAATAATTCATGACAATCAATTGCTTTCCTTCCTCACAAAGGGTCCAAGGAGACTAATTAAGTTACAATATATGACTCTTTAACAGGGCATTGAGTAGATAGATCAAGCCGCCTAACCAAGATAAACATTGAACAGCAGGAGCTTGTACGCTTCTTCACTCTCTTCACCCTTCAAGCTGGAGCTGACATTCACAGTCTTAACTGTTGCAAATCCGTTGGCATTTTGATACTTCCCAGTGCCACCAATAACTGCAACGTGTGATTCATTAAAATCAGACCTGTGCACCCCAAAAATTCTCAAGGCATTCTTGTACTTGTTACCGATAAAACTTGCTGTCATCGCCATCATATGACTGCTTCCATCTTCTGAGCTAGCAACATAAATCCCTTGTGCTTTGCCAAGCAACGACGAACCAAATACGAATCCTTCATATATGTCCTCATTAATTGTTGTCACAGTTCCCAGCTCCAATTCTTGAAGAGTCGCGATGGCCGGAAATGACATGCTGATTCCTTCTAAATCGATGGTTTGAGATGGCAATCCAGTCATCGGGATGGTATCAATATTAGCCAAGGGAATGCCTCCAATAGGTGGAAAAAAGCCTAGTGGTTTGGAGAAGGGAATTTGACCATTTACTTTAGCTGTTACTGGCCTGGACGAGGGATGTTTCTGGCTCAGCACATCAGGCATGGAGAAGCTGATTGCTAGGTTGGCGTGATGATCGCCATTGCCCTGTGATGAGTTACCTAAAGTTCGAGCAGAAAATGATTGGTGGATTATGGTCAAGAACAAGAGGAACCATGCTATGGTTACTGAGGAAGGATGGTTGACCATCGCCATGCGCAGCTGTTTGTTGCTTCGTGTTTGTTTGCTCTATGATTGGTTTTAAATCGTAGTAGTGTCAATTTTGAATTGGGCAGTTAGCGTTGCTGCTGTGTAGCCAACAAATCCACATTCCATTTGGATCGTGCTTAAAgaacaaagtagtaaaaccaaCGGGCTTGTTTGACAAATGGGTTTTTATCCAAGTTTGTCTCATACtagtttttttaaataattttaattACAGTAACCTAAaaataatttctcaaaatttttaaattatacatttcaaaatacacaaacaaatttcccttcttcctttttcttcttttttccccatCCCATCACCACTGATCGTCACCTTTTTCGGCGCTAGTAgagagaagttttttttttttttttttgcctcttcTCCCTTTCCCTTTTCCGGAAGAAGAGAGGTGGCGGGGGAAAGGGGAGGGAAGTGGAAAGGAGAAGAGCGAGAAGAGAGAAGAAAGCATGCTGCAACTTCCACCtatgggagggggagggggagggggaagggagaagaagaagagaggataaaaaaaaaagaaagaaagaaaaagaagaaggaaaaagagaaaaaagaaaaaaagaagaagttatctattttaaacattttttctacaatttctacagtaagttacagtaaaattttagacaaacaatcaaaaaattcatttgccaaaCGAATTTATTCTTAGATTCAGGAGTCTGAAACACAATTTTACAatcaaaataagaaaagagCACAGAaaatttggggggggggggtgttggaGGCAAGATCCAAGTAATTAACAGATTACATTACATGCATATAGTACATTTAGTCCAATGTGATGGATTTAACGTGAGATTTGAAcacaaaatttctattttttagaCCTCAAGAATAGTTATTAAGAGATAGAAACACTTTAAGGAATTTTCCATAAATATTAATGGTTTAGGTTTGAGAAGCCATTTCGTTTGGTCCGAAATTGCAAGAAGATTGCGTGGTAAAGAATTGCTCATAATTGGAAACACCTGAACGATTATGGTTCCTTATTTAAAGCTTGATTGGTGCATAATTTTGACTGATAAAGGAATATAggtgaaaagaaaaagttttaatttttaaataaaaaactaatAGAATACATCAAAACCGataaatctcttttttttttttttttggctttagcACTGGGTAGATTACAGAGTTACAAGAAGTAATTATTTTAGTCAACAGAGCATTTGGTCACTTCCCCAAATGGGCAAATTTTGGAGGGCACAAACGAAATTAAAACCGAATCAATTGCATTTCCGTCAGCCCCAAAACCCTACTCCGTTCTCCTCTCCCTcctctcctcttcttcttcttcttcttcttcttccctctcTTTCTCAAATCTTGAGGATaaattccttcaagttttttcTACCTAAAAAAAAGCTCGTACTTATTTGTTGCCAGAGTTTTTCGAACTTCTTCTACTCCTAAAGCTTGAATATTCTTCTCCAAAACTTCCTCTCATACTTCACTCTTGCTAGGGTTTTAGCTACATCTGCACCATGTTTCTCTACAGCCTCACTCTCCAGAGAGCTACCGGTATGGTTTGTGCAATCAACGGTAGCTTCTCCGGTGGCAAATCTCAAGAAATTGTCGTCGCCCGCGGCAAAATTCTCGATCTCCTTCGTCCCGACGACAATGGTAAGCTCCAAACCTTACTCTCCGTAGAAATCTTTGGAGTTATTCGTTCTTTAGCTCAGTTTCGCTTAACTGGTGCCCAGAAAGACTACATTGTTGTTGGGTCTGATTCGGGCAGGGTTGTGATTCTAGAATATAACAAAGAAAAGAACTATTTTGACAAAATCCACCAGGAAACTTTTGGTAAATCGGGTTGTCGGAGGATTGTGCCCGGCCAGTACTTGGCTATTGACCCGAAAGGTAGGGCTGCGATGATTGGTGCCTGTGAAAAGCAGAAATTAGTGTATGTTTTGAATAGGGATACGGCTACTAGGTTAACCATCTCCTCTCCCTTAGAGGCTCACAAGAGTCATACCATAACTTACTCGATATGTGGCGTTGATTGTGGTTTTGATAACCCCATATTTGCTGCAATTGAGCTGGATTATTCAGAGGCTGACCAGGACCCGACTGGTGTGGCTGCAAGTGAGGCGCAAAAGCATTTGACCTTTTATGAGTTGGATTTAGGGCTTAATCATGTTTCCAGGAAATGGTCGGACCAGGTTGATAATGGTGCCAATATGCTTGTCACTGTTCCTGGAGGTGGGGATGGCCCCAGTGGGGTGCTTGTTTGTGCTGAGAATTTTGTTATCTATAAGAATCAGGGTCACCCAGATGTCCGTGCTGTGATTCCTAGGCGAGCGGATTTGCCAGCAGAGCGTGGGGTCTTGATAGTTTCTGCTGCCATGCATAAGCAGAAGTCAATGTTTTTCTTCTTATTGCAAACTGAGTATGGGGATATTTTTAAGGTTACTTTGGATCATGACAATGACAGGGTTAAGGAGTTGAAGATCAAGTATTTTGATACCATTCCAGTCACATCGTCATTGTGTGTTTTGAAGTCGGGATTTCTGTTTGCTGCTTCAGAGTTTGGAAATCATGCTTTATATCAGTTTCAGGCAATAGGAGATGATCCAGATGTGGAAGCATCATCTGCCACTCTGATGGAAACGGAAGAAGGTTTTCAGCCAGTTTTTTTCCAGCCAAGGAAGCTGAAAAACCTGGTTAGGATTGACCAAGTTGAGAGTTTGATGCCAATAATGGATATGAAAGTCATAAACCTTTTCGAGGAAGAAACTCCCCAGATTTTTTCACTTTGTGGACGTGGGCCTCGTTCAACTCTACGAATATTAAGACCAGGGTTGGCTATCAGTGAAATGGCTGTGTCACAGCTTCCTGGTGTCCCAAGTGCAGTTTGGACAGTGAAAAAGAATGTCAATGATGAATTTGATGCTTACATTGTTGTCTCATTTGCTAATGCAACTCTTGTCCTTTCGATTGGCGAGACAGTAGAAGAAGTTAGTGATAGTGGGTTTCTTGATACTACGCCTTCTCTTGCTGTTTCTTTGATTGGTGATGATTCTTTAATGCAAGTTCATCCCAGTGGTATTAGGCACATTAGAGAAGATGGGCGTATAAATGAGTGGAGAACACCAGGGAAGAGAACAATTGCCAAGGTTGGGTCTAATAGACTTCAAGTGGTCATTGCCCTCAATGGTGGGGAGCTTATTTACTTTGAGGTGGATATGACTGGCCAGCTGATGGAGGTTGAGAAGCATGAAATGTCTGGAGATGTTGCTTGTTTGGACATTGCTCCTGTACCTGAAGGGAGACAGAGATCGCGCTTCCTTGCAGTTGGGTCATATGACAATACTATTCGTATTCTATCCTTGGATCCTGATGACTGCATGCAGATTCTCAGCCTACAAAGTGTTTCTTCACCTCCAGAATCTCTCCTGTTTCTTGAAGTTCAGGCTTCTTTTGGTGGAGAGGATGGTGCAGATCACCCT
This portion of the Coffea arabica cultivar ET-39 chromosome 2e, Coffea Arabica ET-39 HiFi, whole genome shotgun sequence genome encodes:
- the LOC140036595 gene encoding spliceosome-associated protein 130 A codes for the protein MFLYSLTLQRATGMVCAINGSFSGGKSQEIVVARGKILDLLRPDDNGKLQTLLSVEIFGVIRSLAQFRLTGAQKDYIVVGSDSGRVVILEYNKEKNYFDKIHQETFGKSGCRRIVPGQYLAIDPKGRAAMIGACEKQKLVYVLNRDTATRLTISSPLEAHKSHTITYSICGVDCGFDNPIFAAIELDYSEADQDPTGVAASEAQKHLTFYELDLGLNHVSRKWSDQVDNGANMLVTVPGGGDGPSGVLVCAENFVIYKNQGHPDVRAVIPRRADLPAERGVLIVSAAMHKQKSMFFFLLQTEYGDIFKVTLDHDNDRVKELKIKYFDTIPVTSSLCVLKSGFLFAASEFGNHALYQFQAIGDDPDVEASSATLMETEEGFQPVFFQPRKLKNLVRIDQVESLMPIMDMKVINLFEEETPQIFSLCGRGPRSTLRILRPGLAISEMAVSQLPGVPSAVWTVKKNVNDEFDAYIVVSFANATLVLSIGETVEEVSDSGFLDTTPSLAVSLIGDDSLMQVHPSGIRHIREDGRINEWRTPGKRTIAKVGSNRLQVVIALNGGELIYFEVDMTGQLMEVEKHEMSGDVACLDIAPVPEGRQRSRFLAVGSYDNTIRILSLDPDDCMQILSLQSVSSPPESLLFLEVQASFGGEDGADHPANLFLNAGLQNGVLFRTVVDMVTGQVSDARSRFLGLRAPKLFSITVRGRRAMLCLSSRPWLGYIHQGHFLLTPLSYETLEYAASFSSDQCAEGVVAVAGDALRVFTIERLGETFNETAIPLRYTPRKFVVQPKRKSLIIIESDQGAFTAEEREASKKECFDAAGIGENGNAEQMENGGEDEENNDPLSDEQYGYPKAESERWVSCIRVLDPRTTQTTCLLELQDNEAAFSICTVNFHDKEYGTLLAVGTAKGLQYWPKRSFDAGYIHIYRFKEDGKVLELLHKTQVEGIPLALCQFQGRLLAGIGSVLRLYDLGKRRLLRKCENKLFPNTITSIHTYRDRIYVGDIQESFHYCKYRRDENQLYIFADDTVPRWLTAATHVDFDTMAGADKFGNLYFVRLPQDVSDEIEEDPTGGKIKWEQGKLNGAPNKVEEIIQFHVGDVVTCLQKASLIPGGGEGLVYGTVMGSVGALLPFTSRDDVDFFSHLEMHLRQEHPPLCGRDHMAYRSAYFPVKDVIDGDLCEQFPTLPVDMQRKIADELDRTPAEILKKLEEIRNKII
- the LOC140037407 gene encoding dirigent protein 25-like, whose product is MAMVNHPSSVTIAWFLLFLTIIHQSFSARTLGNSSQGNGDHHANLAISFSMPDVLSQKHPSSRPVTAKVNGQIPFSKPLGFFPPIGGIPLANIDTIPMTGLPSQTIDLEGISMSFPAIATLQELELGTVTTINEDIYEGFVFGSSLLGKAQGIYVASSEDGSSHMMAMTASFIGNKYKNALRIFGVHRSDFNESHVAVIGGTGKYQNANGFATVKTVNVSSSLKGEESEEAYKLLLFNVYLG
- the LOC140037175 gene encoding dirigent protein 24-like, which codes for MAKLFHLSSKTLTVTICLFLLAISLGHANSARFLDEVSPQTPFPATVPDASDPTETDVPDVAPVPVVAPDTTLPSGQTPATPNTIPVTNAAPIAVTNAAPIAVTNAAPIAGPAIPLPTGPASVTAPSGTVSPVANAPNTVAAPGTNVAPVATPAITTQAGASNPDHPTLSFFMHDILGGSHPSGRVVTGVAANTAANGLPFSKPNNQVFPINGGVPLNTINGVINNNNYPFLVGLNGSPTNTIISNNNGGNNVNGGNNQPFVTAGQLPAGLTIQQLMFGSVTVVDNQITEGHELGTAVLGSAQGFYLASSRDGTSHTLALTALFHDHNGDHEIVDSVSFFGVHRTATPISHLAIIGGTGKYENAKGYATIETDLHHEDQHTTDGVETITQFTVYLTP